In the Sediminibacter sp. Hel_I_10 genome, one interval contains:
- the trmB gene encoding tRNA (guanosine(46)-N7)-methyltransferase TrmB — protein MGSKNKLKRFKENETFSNVFQPKRPELVDADYEMKGSWREKFFKNDHPLILELGCGKGEYTTALAERFPKKNFIGIDIKGARFWRGAKTAVENEMSNVAFLRTQIELVDKAFGENEVDEIWITFPDPQIKYKRTKHRMTNSDFLEKYKHILKPEGVVNLKTDSEFMHGYTLGLLHGAGHEVLYANHNVYRQEGSPKEVTEIQTYYESLYLEKDKPITYIKFKIR, from the coding sequence GTGGGTAGTAAAAACAAACTTAAGAGATTTAAGGAGAACGAAACGTTTAGCAATGTATTTCAGCCAAAACGACCAGAATTGGTAGATGCTGATTACGAAATGAAAGGTTCTTGGAGAGAAAAATTTTTCAAAAACGATCATCCGTTGATTCTGGAATTAGGTTGTGGTAAAGGAGAGTACACTACAGCCTTGGCCGAACGATTTCCGAAGAAGAATTTTATTGGGATTGATATTAAAGGTGCAAGATTTTGGAGAGGCGCAAAAACGGCTGTAGAAAATGAGATGTCAAATGTGGCCTTTTTAAGAACTCAAATTGAATTGGTAGATAAAGCTTTTGGTGAAAATGAAGTCGATGAGATTTGGATCACGTTTCCAGACCCACAAATTAAATATAAGCGCACTAAGCATAGAATGACCAATAGTGATTTTCTAGAAAAATACAAACATATTTTGAAGCCTGAGGGCGTTGTCAACTTAAAGACAGATAGCGAGTTTATGCATGGTTATACGCTAGGTTTACTCCATGGCGCTGGTCATGAGGTTTTATATGCCAACCATAATGTATACCGACAAGAAGGAAGCCCTAAAGAAGTAACAGAGATTCAAACTTATTATGAATCCCTATATTTGGAAAAGGATAAGCCCATTACCTACATAAAATTTAAAATACGTTAG